A window from Onychostoma macrolepis isolate SWU-2019 chromosome 07, ASM1243209v1, whole genome shotgun sequence encodes these proteins:
- the slc39a13 gene encoding zinc transporter ZIP13: protein MFLPSTLRRSGLMSAGPEKPVWAFAVLLLGAALLASSLGGKMMAQTAVAQAKTAPAGPGPWCIKDLLDLQYLNELFSMDNLDVWFCSLVGSIAVGLSGIFPLLVIPIEAGTALKTEAGCQKLKKLLSFAIGSLLGDVFLHLLPEAWAYTSSPDGSHRHYHTQGLWVIGGLLSFLILEKVFPDEDSDSESKAACQRTESSSTDLSSEVSVSPQTNGICSNNNSDSKPKTDINLYTEPKKIKTSGYLNLLANCIDNFTHGLAVAGSFLVSRKVGFLTTFAILLHEIPHEVGDFAILLRAGFDRWKAARMQLSTALGGVLGACFALCSQSQNGAENATAWILPFTSGGFLYIALVNVVPDLLQETNPRNSFLQVLLLFCGIAVMALLSVVMD from the exons ATGTTTCTTCCAAGTACTTTGCGGAGGTCTGGGCTGATGAGCGCAGGACCCGAGAAGCCCGTTTGGGCATTTGCTGTGCTTCTCCTTGGAGCCGCCCTGCTGGCGTCATCCCTTGGTGGGAAGATGATGGCTCAGACCGCTGTGGCCCAAGCAAAGACTGCACCTGCAGGACCAGGACCATGGTGCATTAAGGACCTTCTAGACCTCCAGTACCTGAATGAGCTGTTCTCCATGGATAACCTAGATGTTTGGTTCTGCTCCCTTGTGGGATCGATCGCCGTCGGACTCAGTGGCATCTTTCCACTCTTAGTGATACCCATTGAAGCTGGAACAGCTTTGAAAACTGAGG CTGGGTGTCAGAAGCTGAAGAAGCTGCTGAGTTTTGCCATTGGTAGTCTCTTAGGTGATGTGTTTCTCCACCTCCTTCCTGAAGCCTGGGCTTACACTTCCAGTCCTG ATGGGTCCCACAGGCACTATCATACACAGGGTTTGTGGGTGATAGGGGGTCTGCTGTCTTTTCTGATTTTGGAAAAGGTGTTCCCTGATGAAGACAGTGACTCAGAGAGCAAAGCTGCTTGCCAAAGAACTGAA TCGTCTTCAACAGATCTGAGCAGCGAGGTCTCTGTGTCCCCACAAACAAATGGCATCTGCTCAAACAACAACTCCGACTCCAAGCCAAAGACTGACATCAACCTTTACACAGAGCCAAAGAAAATAAAG acaaGCGGTTATCTAAACCTTCTTGCTAACTGCATTGATAACTTCACTCATGGGCTGGCAGTGGCAGGAAGCTTCTTAGTAAGCCGAAAG GTTGGTTTCTTAACAACATTCGCTATTCTGCTTCACGAGATCCCTCATGAG GTGGGAGATTTTGCCATTCTGCTGCGAGCAGGATTTGACCGCTGGAAAGCTGCCCGTATGCAGCTTTCTACAGCGTTAGGAGGAGTCCTGGGGGCCTGTTTTGCTCTTTGCTCCCAATCACAGAATGGGGCAG AGAATGCCACTGCCTGGATCCTGCCCTTCACCTCAGGTGGCTTTCTCTACATTGCGTTGGTCAATGTGGTACCTGATCTGCTACAGGAGACCAACCCTAG GAACTCCTTTCTACAGGTTCTGCTGTTGTTTTGTGGGATAGCAGTCATGGCTCTTCTCTCAGTCGTCATGGACTAG
- the spi1b gene encoding transcription factor PU.1b isoform X4 codes for MLHPYRMEGYIIPPQTEEMFESEIYRPPMEYQYIIDDSQNDHAWDYNTHHVHPVDFENLPESHFTELQSVQPLHASNVHRFPEVESSHFIDPGLPGHHLTLPPPQMTYLPRPSVCYPHSVQPSPLQRSSDDDDPGSRSPPLEVSDEECMRDHITSTTGGEHGNKKKIRLYQFLLDLLRNGDMKDSIWWVDREKGTFQFSSKHKEALAHRWGVQKGNRKKMTYQKMARALRNYGKTGEVRKIKKKLTYQFSGEVLGKTHTERKIYM; via the exons ATGCTGCATCCGTACAGAATGGAGGGGTACATCATCCCACCC CAGACAGAGGAAATGTTTGAATCAGAGATATATCGACCACCAATGGAGTATCAGTATATCATTGACGACAGTCAGAATG ATCACGCTTGGGATTATAATACACATCATGTCCATCCGGTGGATTTCGAGAACCTGCCGGAGAGCCACTTCACAGAGTTACAGAGCGTACAGCCACTACATGCATCGAATGTGCATCGCTTCCCAGAAGTTGAGTCGAGCCATTTTATCGACCCAGGCCTGCCCGGGCATCACCTCACTCTGCCCCCTCCACAG ATGACGTATTTGCCACGGCCATCTGTGTGTTACCCTCACAGTGTACAGCCGTCTCCCCTCCAGCGCAGCTCGGATGACGACGACCCCGGCAGTCGCAGTCCTCCATTAGAGGTGTCTGATGAGGAGTGTATGAGAGACCACATTACATCAACAACAGGAGGAGAGCACG GTAACAAGAAGAAAATTCGCTTGTATCAGTTCCTGCTGGACCTTCTGCGAAATGGTGACATGAAGGACAGCATCTGGTGGGTTGACCGAGAAAAAGGAACATTCCAGTTCTCTTCCAAGCACAAAGAGGCTTTAGCACACCGCTGGGGCGTACAGAAGGGAAACCGCAAGAAGATGACCTACCAGAAGATGGCAAGGGCACTGAGAAACTACGGCAAGACGGGAGAAGTCAGGAAGATCAAGAAAAAACTCACCTACCAGTTCAGTGGAGAGGTACTTGGGAAGACCCACACAGAGAGGAAGATTTACATGTAA
- the spi1b gene encoding transcription factor PU.1b isoform X2, translating to MLHPYRMEGYIIPPKEESRERVTWTGWMSQTPSVQKDYWAVLTKDQTEEMFESEIYRPPMEYQYIIDDSQNDHAWDYNTHHVHPVDFENLPESHFTELQSVQPLHASNVHRFPEVESSHFIDPGLPGHHLTLPPPQMTYLPRPSVCYPHSVQPSPLQRSSDDDDPGSRSPPLEVSDEECMRDHITSTTGGEHGNKKKIRLYQFLLDLLRNGDMKDSIWWVDREKGTFQFSSKHKEALAHRWGVQKGNRKKMTYQKMARALRNYGKTGEVRKIKKKLTYQFSGEVLGKTHTERKIYM from the exons ATGCTGCATCCGTACAGAATGGAGGGGTACATCATCCCACCC AAAGAGGAGAGTAGAGAGAGAGTAACCTGGACTGGCTGGATGTCACAGACACCGTCTGTACAAAAAGATTACTGGGCAGTTTTAACCAAAGAT CAGACAGAGGAAATGTTTGAATCAGAGATATATCGACCACCAATGGAGTATCAGTATATCATTGACGACAGTCAGAATG ATCACGCTTGGGATTATAATACACATCATGTCCATCCGGTGGATTTCGAGAACCTGCCGGAGAGCCACTTCACAGAGTTACAGAGCGTACAGCCACTACATGCATCGAATGTGCATCGCTTCCCAGAAGTTGAGTCGAGCCATTTTATCGACCCAGGCCTGCCCGGGCATCACCTCACTCTGCCCCCTCCACAG ATGACGTATTTGCCACGGCCATCTGTGTGTTACCCTCACAGTGTACAGCCGTCTCCCCTCCAGCGCAGCTCGGATGACGACGACCCCGGCAGTCGCAGTCCTCCATTAGAGGTGTCTGATGAGGAGTGTATGAGAGACCACATTACATCAACAACAGGAGGAGAGCACG GTAACAAGAAGAAAATTCGCTTGTATCAGTTCCTGCTGGACCTTCTGCGAAATGGTGACATGAAGGACAGCATCTGGTGGGTTGACCGAGAAAAAGGAACATTCCAGTTCTCTTCCAAGCACAAAGAGGCTTTAGCACACCGCTGGGGCGTACAGAAGGGAAACCGCAAGAAGATGACCTACCAGAAGATGGCAAGGGCACTGAGAAACTACGGCAAGACGGGAGAAGTCAGGAAGATCAAGAAAAAACTCACCTACCAGTTCAGTGGAGAGGTACTTGGGAAGACCCACACAGAGAGGAAGATTTACATGTAA
- the spi1b gene encoding transcription factor PU.1b isoform X1, which yields MLHPYRMEGYIIPPKEESRERVTWTGWMSQTPSVQKDYWAVLTKDQQTEEMFESEIYRPPMEYQYIIDDSQNDHAWDYNTHHVHPVDFENLPESHFTELQSVQPLHASNVHRFPEVESSHFIDPGLPGHHLTLPPPQMTYLPRPSVCYPHSVQPSPLQRSSDDDDPGSRSPPLEVSDEECMRDHITSTTGGEHGNKKKIRLYQFLLDLLRNGDMKDSIWWVDREKGTFQFSSKHKEALAHRWGVQKGNRKKMTYQKMARALRNYGKTGEVRKIKKKLTYQFSGEVLGKTHTERKIYM from the exons ATGCTGCATCCGTACAGAATGGAGGGGTACATCATCCCACCC AAAGAGGAGAGTAGAGAGAGAGTAACCTGGACTGGCTGGATGTCACAGACACCGTCTGTACAAAAAGATTACTGGGCAGTTTTAACCAAAGAT CAGCAGACAGAGGAAATGTTTGAATCAGAGATATATCGACCACCAATGGAGTATCAGTATATCATTGACGACAGTCAGAATG ATCACGCTTGGGATTATAATACACATCATGTCCATCCGGTGGATTTCGAGAACCTGCCGGAGAGCCACTTCACAGAGTTACAGAGCGTACAGCCACTACATGCATCGAATGTGCATCGCTTCCCAGAAGTTGAGTCGAGCCATTTTATCGACCCAGGCCTGCCCGGGCATCACCTCACTCTGCCCCCTCCACAG ATGACGTATTTGCCACGGCCATCTGTGTGTTACCCTCACAGTGTACAGCCGTCTCCCCTCCAGCGCAGCTCGGATGACGACGACCCCGGCAGTCGCAGTCCTCCATTAGAGGTGTCTGATGAGGAGTGTATGAGAGACCACATTACATCAACAACAGGAGGAGAGCACG GTAACAAGAAGAAAATTCGCTTGTATCAGTTCCTGCTGGACCTTCTGCGAAATGGTGACATGAAGGACAGCATCTGGTGGGTTGACCGAGAAAAAGGAACATTCCAGTTCTCTTCCAAGCACAAAGAGGCTTTAGCACACCGCTGGGGCGTACAGAAGGGAAACCGCAAGAAGATGACCTACCAGAAGATGGCAAGGGCACTGAGAAACTACGGCAAGACGGGAGAAGTCAGGAAGATCAAGAAAAAACTCACCTACCAGTTCAGTGGAGAGGTACTTGGGAAGACCCACACAGAGAGGAAGATTTACATGTAA
- the si:ch73-314g15.3 gene encoding uncharacterized protein HI_0077 isoform X2 produces MDHFEKDLVDALKDIVEAGNWQCVGDKSKFKSLCTKFYSDDGEHIVLVHTKDDQFWAMDSSCPHEGGPLEQGDIEDLGNGKLALICPWHYFDFSLETGSSSTGLQNQVYDVRVLDGKVYINTQSTLSLCPIPATKITHQDSLPVEINSSENTLCMWATKILHTADPQEKVSLTKIVQENWDSGKITETGEASPPAQPNRKDNLTVVEPGKIKRGKGGTLASRIALLHSLANIEQWAIDLSWDVIARFSTFILSNGEPLPRQFFDDFVKVAGDEAKHYQLLEQRIMELGSFFGALPVHNGLWQSATDTSHDLLARLAIVHMVHEARGLDVHPQTLSRFAAQGDTSSVKVLEVIYADEITHVAAGLRWFTHICSKEGRDSLKTFHELVKLHFKGFLKPPFNTEGRRTAGMTEEWYVPLVKPSSLQKTS; encoded by the exons ATGGATCACTTCGAGAAGGATTTAGTTGATGCGCTTAAAGACATCGTCGAGGCTGGAAACTGGCAGTGTGTGGGAGACAAATCTAAGTTTAAGTCACTATGCACGAA GTTTTACTCTGATGACGGAGAGCATATAGTCCTGGTGCATACAAAGGATGATCAATTCTGGGCTATGGATTCATCTTGCCCACATGAAG GGGGCCCACTTGAGCAAGGTGATATTGAGGATCTGGGCAATGGGAAACTGGCACTGATTTGCCCATGGCATTACTTCGATTTCAGCCTTGAAACTGGTTCCTCTTCCACTGGACTGCAG AACCAAGTGTATGATGTCCGTGTACTGGATGGAAAAGTCTACATAAATACCCAGAGCACACTGTCCCTCTGTCCCATCCCAGCAACAAAAATAACCCACCAAG ATAGTTTGCCCGTGGAAATAAATTCCTCTGAAAACACACTTTGCATGTGGGCCACCAAAATCCTTCACACCGCAGATCCACAGGAAAAG GTTTCATTGACCAAGATAGTGCAAGAGAACTGGGACAGTGGGAAAATAACAGAGACTGGGGAGGCCAGCCCTCCTGCGCAGCCTAACAGAAAAGACAATCTGACTGTTGTGGAGCCTGGAAAAATCAAACGGGGCAAGGGTGGCACACTG GCGAGTAGGATTGCTTTACTGCACTCTCTTGCTAATATAGAGCAGTGGGCAATAGACCTGTCCTGGGATGTGATAGCAAGATTCTCCACATTTATATTGAGCAATGGTGAGCCATTACCTCGCCAGTTCTTTGACGACTTTGTCAAAGTAGCAGGAGATGAAGCCAAG CATTATCAGTTACTAGAACAAAGGATTATGGAGCTTGGCAGCTTCTTTGGTGCTTTACCAGTACACAACG gTTTGTGGCAGTCGGCAACAGATACGTCTCACGACCTTTTGGCGAGGCTAGCTATAGTGCACATGGTCCACGAGGCCAG aggtttagatgtgcACCCTCAGACTCTGTCCCGCTTCGCTGCTCAGGGAGACACAAGCTCAGTGAAGGTGTTGGAGGTGATTTATGCTGATGAGATCACACATGTGGCTGCAGGGCTGAGATGGTTCACACACATCTGCTCAAAAGAAGGACGG GATTCCTTGAAAACGTTCCATGAATTGGTGAAGTtgcatttcaaagggtttttgaAGCCTCCATTCAACACAGAAGGAAGGAGGACAGCAGGGATGACAGAAGAG TGGTATGttcctcttgtcaagccctccaGTTTACAGAAGACCTCCTGa
- the si:ch73-314g15.3 gene encoding uncharacterized protein HI_0077 isoform X1, giving the protein MDHFEKDLVDALKDIVEAGNWQCVGDKSKFKSLCTKFYSDDGEHIVLVHTKDDQFWAMDSSCPHEGGPLEQGDIEDLGNGKLALICPWHYFDFSLETGSSSTGLQNQVYDVRVLDGKVYINTQSTLSLCPIPATKITHQDSLPVEINSSENTLCMWATKILHTADPQEKVSLTKIVQENWDSGKITETGEASPPAQPNRKDNLTVVEPGKIKRGKGGTLASRIALLHSLANIEQWAIDLSWDVIARFSTFILSNGEPLPRQFFDDFVKVAGDEAKHYQLLEQRIMELGSFFGALPVHNGLWQSATDTSHDLLARLAIVHMVHEARGLDVHPQTLSRFAAQGDTSSVKVLEVIYADEITHVAAGLRWFTHICSKEGRDSLKTFHELVKLHFKGFLKPPFNTEGRRTAGMTEEVYLPFLNFCRIILFLFCLLLLFV; this is encoded by the exons ATGGATCACTTCGAGAAGGATTTAGTTGATGCGCTTAAAGACATCGTCGAGGCTGGAAACTGGCAGTGTGTGGGAGACAAATCTAAGTTTAAGTCACTATGCACGAA GTTTTACTCTGATGACGGAGAGCATATAGTCCTGGTGCATACAAAGGATGATCAATTCTGGGCTATGGATTCATCTTGCCCACATGAAG GGGGCCCACTTGAGCAAGGTGATATTGAGGATCTGGGCAATGGGAAACTGGCACTGATTTGCCCATGGCATTACTTCGATTTCAGCCTTGAAACTGGTTCCTCTTCCACTGGACTGCAG AACCAAGTGTATGATGTCCGTGTACTGGATGGAAAAGTCTACATAAATACCCAGAGCACACTGTCCCTCTGTCCCATCCCAGCAACAAAAATAACCCACCAAG ATAGTTTGCCCGTGGAAATAAATTCCTCTGAAAACACACTTTGCATGTGGGCCACCAAAATCCTTCACACCGCAGATCCACAGGAAAAG GTTTCATTGACCAAGATAGTGCAAGAGAACTGGGACAGTGGGAAAATAACAGAGACTGGGGAGGCCAGCCCTCCTGCGCAGCCTAACAGAAAAGACAATCTGACTGTTGTGGAGCCTGGAAAAATCAAACGGGGCAAGGGTGGCACACTG GCGAGTAGGATTGCTTTACTGCACTCTCTTGCTAATATAGAGCAGTGGGCAATAGACCTGTCCTGGGATGTGATAGCAAGATTCTCCACATTTATATTGAGCAATGGTGAGCCATTACCTCGCCAGTTCTTTGACGACTTTGTCAAAGTAGCAGGAGATGAAGCCAAG CATTATCAGTTACTAGAACAAAGGATTATGGAGCTTGGCAGCTTCTTTGGTGCTTTACCAGTACACAACG gTTTGTGGCAGTCGGCAACAGATACGTCTCACGACCTTTTGGCGAGGCTAGCTATAGTGCACATGGTCCACGAGGCCAG aggtttagatgtgcACCCTCAGACTCTGTCCCGCTTCGCTGCTCAGGGAGACACAAGCTCAGTGAAGGTGTTGGAGGTGATTTATGCTGATGAGATCACACATGTGGCTGCAGGGCTGAGATGGTTCACACACATCTGCTCAAAAGAAGGACGG GATTCCTTGAAAACGTTCCATGAATTGGTGAAGTtgcatttcaaagggtttttgaAGCCTCCATTCAACACAGAAGGAAGGAGGACAGCAGGGATGACAGAAGAGGTATACCTACCATTTTTGAATTTCTGCagaattattctttttttgttttgtttgttgttgttatttgttTGA
- the arl14ep gene encoding ARL14 effector protein, protein MPISCSAIDCSNRFAKGSEIRFYRFPISKPQLAEQWVRNLGRKNFVPTQNSCLCSEHFQPDCFRDYNGKLFLREDAVPTIFANSGGDGTKIELRKNRGGLVAKDANDSSRFGSLSDKDRAKLITKDRRQPIRDSSLKSRGVNDRRRAGKVSLGDRQTMSLKSKVYDSKGLLISCGRDLCDCLDVDCMGCFYPCPECGSRKCGVECRCDRKWLYEQVEVEGGEIIRNKFAN, encoded by the exons ATGCCTATCTCCTGTTCGGCTATTGATTGCTCAAACCGGTTTGCCAAAGGGTCAGAGATCAGATTCTACAG GTTTCCAATCAGTAAGCCTCAGCTGGCCGAGCAATGGGTACGAAACCTTGGGAGAAAGAACTTTGTTCCCACTCAGAACTCCTGTTTGTGCTCGGAGCATTTCCAGCCTGACTGCTTCCGTGACTATAATGGAAAACTGTTTCTTAGAGAGGATGCCGTGCCAACTATTTTCGCAAACTCTGGAGGTGATGGCACAAAG ATTGAGTTACGGAAAAACAGAGGAGGTTTAGTGGCAAAGGATGCAAATGATTCCAGTCGGTTTGGTTCACTTTCTGATAAAGACAGAGCCAAACTAATCACAAAAGACCGAAGACAGCCTATAAGAGACTCTAGCCTGAAG AGCAGAGGTGTGAATGACCGGAGACGTGCAGGGAAGGTCTCGTTAGGTGACAG ACAGACCATGTCTCTCAAGAGTAAAGTGTATGACAGCAAAGGTCTATTGATCTCATGTGGAAGGGATCTCTGTGACTGTCTGGACGTAGACTGCATGGGTTGCTTTTACCCATGTCCCGAGTGCGGATCCCGGAAGTGCGGTGTGGAGTGCCGATGTGACCGGAAATGGTTGTATGAGCAGGTGGAGGTAGAGGGAGGAGAGATCATTCGCAACAAGTTTGCAAATTAG
- the spi1b gene encoding transcription factor PU.1b isoform X3, whose translation MLHPYRMEGYIIPPQQTEEMFESEIYRPPMEYQYIIDDSQNDHAWDYNTHHVHPVDFENLPESHFTELQSVQPLHASNVHRFPEVESSHFIDPGLPGHHLTLPPPQMTYLPRPSVCYPHSVQPSPLQRSSDDDDPGSRSPPLEVSDEECMRDHITSTTGGEHGNKKKIRLYQFLLDLLRNGDMKDSIWWVDREKGTFQFSSKHKEALAHRWGVQKGNRKKMTYQKMARALRNYGKTGEVRKIKKKLTYQFSGEVLGKTHTERKIYM comes from the exons ATGCTGCATCCGTACAGAATGGAGGGGTACATCATCCCACCC CAGCAGACAGAGGAAATGTTTGAATCAGAGATATATCGACCACCAATGGAGTATCAGTATATCATTGACGACAGTCAGAATG ATCACGCTTGGGATTATAATACACATCATGTCCATCCGGTGGATTTCGAGAACCTGCCGGAGAGCCACTTCACAGAGTTACAGAGCGTACAGCCACTACATGCATCGAATGTGCATCGCTTCCCAGAAGTTGAGTCGAGCCATTTTATCGACCCAGGCCTGCCCGGGCATCACCTCACTCTGCCCCCTCCACAG ATGACGTATTTGCCACGGCCATCTGTGTGTTACCCTCACAGTGTACAGCCGTCTCCCCTCCAGCGCAGCTCGGATGACGACGACCCCGGCAGTCGCAGTCCTCCATTAGAGGTGTCTGATGAGGAGTGTATGAGAGACCACATTACATCAACAACAGGAGGAGAGCACG GTAACAAGAAGAAAATTCGCTTGTATCAGTTCCTGCTGGACCTTCTGCGAAATGGTGACATGAAGGACAGCATCTGGTGGGTTGACCGAGAAAAAGGAACATTCCAGTTCTCTTCCAAGCACAAAGAGGCTTTAGCACACCGCTGGGGCGTACAGAAGGGAAACCGCAAGAAGATGACCTACCAGAAGATGGCAAGGGCACTGAGAAACTACGGCAAGACGGGAGAAGTCAGGAAGATCAAGAAAAAACTCACCTACCAGTTCAGTGGAGAGGTACTTGGGAAGACCCACACAGAGAGGAAGATTTACATGTAA